From one Sesamum indicum cultivar Zhongzhi No. 13 linkage group LG13, S_indicum_v1.0, whole genome shotgun sequence genomic stretch:
- the LOC105176057 gene encoding aspartic proteinase nepenthesin-1 — MMSSFHHFSLCSMALTLVLALVLLFVSPAVSTSRNLIGRQNMKTGFQVTLKHVDSGGNFTKFELLQRAMKRSRKRMERLYAMALAASDASIDAPIRAGNGEYLMELSIGTPPISYSAILDTGSDLIWTQCKPCKQCFNQPTPIFDPAKSSSFSKLSCSSDLCSALPSSSCTDGSCEYLYTYGDYSSTQGFMATETFTFGKVSVPKVGFGCGLDNEGGGFDQGGGLMGLGRGPLSLISQLEEPKFSYCLTSIDSTKSSTLLVGSLASLNTSSQMDSIKPTPLIKNPSSPSFYYLSLEGITIGDTRLPIEKSTFAVNEDGSGGMIIDSGTTITYLEQTAFDLVKGEFTKQMQLPVDKSGQTGLELCFRVPSNTQSIEVPKLIFHFEGGADLDLPGENYIIADPSGVACLAMGSSLGMSIFGNYQQQNTLVVHDLVKETIAFVRTQCDHL, encoded by the coding sequence ATGATGTCTTCATTTCATCACTTCTCCTTGTGTTCAATGGCACTGACTCTAGTTCTTGCCCTGGTTCTTCTGTTTGTTTCCCCTGCTGTTTCAACTTCCCGGAACCTAATCGGCCGCCAGAACATGAAAACAGGCTTCCAGGTGACGTTAAAACATGTCGATTCTGGTGGGAACTTCACCAAATTCGAGCTCTTACAACGCGCCATGAAGCGAAGTAGGAAGAGAATGGAAAGGCTTTATGCAATGGCCCTAGCTGCATCCGATGCCAGCATCGATGCCCCCATTCGTGCTGGAAACGGTGAGTACCTAATGGAATTGTCCATCGGCACCCCACCCATATCTTATTCTGCTATACTGGATACGGGCAGTGACCTGATTTGGACCCAATGCAAGCCCTGCAAGCAGTGTTTCAATCAGCCAACTCCTATATTTGATCCCGCAAAGTCATCTTCTTTCTCCAAGCTGTCGTGCTCTAGCGATCTTTGCAGCGCCCTTCCCTCATCGTCTTGCACGGATGGCAGTTGCGAGTATTTGTACACATACGGTGATTATTCATCGACTCAAGGTTTCATGGCAACCGAAACGTTTACGTTTGGCAAGGTTTCGGTACCAAAAGTTGGGTTCGGGTGTGGACTTGATAACGAAGGAGGTGGGTTCGATCAAGGTGGCGGGCTCATGGGCCTGGGGCGTGGTCCGCTGTCGCTCATCTCCCAACTTGAGGAACCCAAGTTTTCATATTGTCTAACATCAATTGATTCCACGAAATCTAGCACACTTTTGGTGGGATCTCTAGCAAGTCTCAATACCAGCAGCCAAATGGACTCAATCAAGCCCACCCCACTGATAAAAAACCCATCATCACCTTCTTTCTACTATCTTTCCCTTGAAGGGATCACGATTGGTGACACCCGATTGCCCATCGAGAAATCAACTTTTGCAGTCAATGAGGATGGCAGTGGGGGCATGATCATCGACTCGGGTACTACCATCACGTATTTGGAGCAAACTGCATTCGATCTTGTTAAAGGAGAATTCACTAAACAAATGCAACTTCCCGTGGACAAAAGCGGGCAGACAGGACTGGAACTGTGCTTCAGGGTTCCATCCAACACTCAAAGCATTGAGGTGCCGAAGCTCATCTTCCATTTCGAGGGTGGGGCAGATCTGGACTTGCCGGGGGAGAACTACATTATCGCTGATCCAAGTGGAGTGGCGTGCTTGGCAATGGGGAGCTCTCTTGGGATGTCCATCTTTGGGAATTATCAGCAGCAGAATACGTTAGTGGTTCATGATCTTGTCAAAGAGACTATAGCATTTGTGCGCACACAGTGTGATCACTTGTGA